The Parafrankia irregularis genome contains a region encoding:
- a CDS encoding HD domain-containing protein, with the protein MEAEFGVGTAMAGWADPGEPGRAPRSPLARAFDGALLTVGASAEAGERVAAFVDLVRRYREPGRHYHTLRHIAETTAAFHLLIAADRAEAAGVDPAVCLLAVHFHDAVYDSRARDNERLSADLAAEVLGGLGCPAGVIADVRRLVEATAGHGSRSVDEAFVNDADLRVLARPAQSYDHYVRRVRLEYSWAGGDAWAAGRGAVLRHLLDGPIYATAWARRHWEPAARANLNRELSALSLT; encoded by the coding sequence ATGGAAGCCGAGTTCGGTGTCGGCACGGCGATGGCCGGGTGGGCCGATCCGGGCGAACCAGGCCGCGCTCCGCGCTCGCCCCTGGCCAGAGCCTTCGACGGAGCGTTACTGACCGTCGGGGCCAGTGCCGAGGCGGGAGAGCGGGTGGCGGCCTTCGTCGATCTCGTCCGGCGCTACCGGGAACCCGGCCGCCACTACCACACGCTGCGTCACATAGCGGAGACCACCGCGGCCTTCCACCTGCTGATCGCCGCCGATCGTGCGGAGGCCGCCGGGGTCGATCCGGCGGTCTGCCTGCTCGCGGTGCACTTCCACGATGCCGTGTACGACTCGCGCGCCCGCGACAACGAGCGACTGTCAGCCGATCTGGCCGCTGAGGTCCTCGGCGGCCTCGGCTGCCCGGCCGGGGTGATCGCCGACGTGCGCCGGCTGGTGGAGGCCACTGCGGGCCACGGTTCGCGTTCGGTCGACGAGGCGTTCGTGAACGACGCCGACCTGCGGGTGCTGGCCCGCCCCGCGCAGTCCTACGACCACTATGTCCGCCGGGTGCGGCTGGAGTACTCCTGGGCTGGCGGCGACGCCTGGGCCGCCGGCCGTGGTGCCGTGCTGCGGCACCTGCTGGACGGGCCGATCTACGCGACGGCCTGGGCCCGCCGGCACTGGGAACCGGCCGCCCGGGCCAACCTCAACCGCGAGCTTTCGGCGCTGTCCCTGACCTGA
- a CDS encoding DUF4326 domain-containing protein produces MASTPTSTVPARVRLSRAPGWRMPDNAVKVDRTTRWGNPFDHRLRGRADAIRRYTAWIGGEGPDEMPAGKRVGTVSRTWVLEHLPELAGHPLACWCPLDEACHADVLTRLAAERERP; encoded by the coding sequence ATGGCCAGCACACCCACGAGCACCGTGCCGGCACGGGTCCGGCTTTCCCGCGCACCGGGGTGGCGCATGCCTGACAACGCGGTGAAGGTTGACCGGACCACCCGGTGGGGCAATCCGTTCGATCACCGCCTGCGCGGCAGAGCAGATGCCATCCGGCGGTACACCGCGTGGATCGGCGGAGAGGGGCCGGACGAGATGCCCGCCGGCAAGCGGGTCGGGACGGTCTCTCGAACGTGGGTGCTGGAGCACCTCCCGGAACTCGCCGGCCACCCGCTGGCCTGCTGGTGCCCGCTGGACGAAGCGTGCCACGCCGATGTGCTCACCCGCCTCGCCGCCGAGCGTGAGCGGCCGTAA
- a CDS encoding CaiB/BaiF CoA transferase family protein — protein sequence MGPLSDLTVLDCSTLFAGPLAATVLGDFGAEVIKIEHPEKGDPSRTHGHSKNGVGLWWKMLGRNKRAVTLNLGRPEGAEILRGLVAGADVLIENFRPGTLERWGLGPDVLHEINPRLVIARVTGFGQFGPYARRPGFGTLAESMSGFAAMTGEPDGPPTLPPFGLADGIAALTCYGAILTALHSRASTGVGQVIDLAIIEPLVTLLGPQPTVYDQLGLIHERTGNRSVNNAPRNTYRTADGRWVAVSTSAQTIAERVMRLVGRPEVIDEPWFATGAGRAQHAEELDAAVGGWIAQRSLGEVSAAFTEAQAAVAPIYDVTDVLGDPQYQALDTITTVDDPDLGPLKMQNLLFRLSTTPGEIRWTGRAVGADTADVLAERLGMSADEIAKLREEGVL from the coding sequence ATGGGGCCGCTCTCGGACCTGACCGTTCTGGACTGCTCGACGCTGTTCGCCGGTCCGCTCGCGGCGACGGTGCTTGGCGACTTCGGCGCCGAGGTCATCAAGATCGAGCATCCCGAGAAGGGCGACCCGAGCCGTACCCACGGGCACTCGAAGAACGGTGTGGGCCTGTGGTGGAAGATGCTCGGGCGCAACAAGCGCGCGGTCACGCTCAACCTGGGCCGCCCGGAAGGCGCGGAGATCCTCCGTGGCCTGGTGGCCGGCGCCGACGTGCTGATCGAGAACTTCCGCCCCGGCACCCTGGAACGCTGGGGGCTGGGGCCGGACGTCCTGCACGAGATCAACCCGCGGCTCGTGATCGCCCGGGTCACCGGCTTCGGCCAGTTCGGCCCGTACGCCCGTCGGCCCGGCTTCGGCACGCTCGCCGAGTCGATGAGCGGCTTCGCCGCGATGACGGGTGAGCCGGACGGGCCGCCGACCCTGCCCCCCTTCGGCCTCGCCGACGGGATCGCCGCCCTGACCTGCTACGGCGCGATCCTCACCGCGTTGCACAGCCGGGCGTCCACCGGAGTCGGCCAGGTCATCGACCTCGCGATCATCGAGCCGCTGGTCACCCTGCTCGGCCCGCAGCCGACCGTCTACGACCAGCTCGGCCTGATCCACGAGCGGACCGGCAACCGGTCCGTCAACAACGCGCCGCGCAACACCTACCGCACCGCCGACGGTCGCTGGGTGGCCGTGTCGACCTCGGCGCAGACCATCGCCGAGCGGGTGATGCGGCTGGTCGGGCGCCCCGAGGTGATCGACGAGCCCTGGTTCGCGACCGGGGCGGGGCGGGCACAGCACGCCGAGGAGCTCGACGCGGCCGTCGGCGGGTGGATCGCCCAGCGCAGCCTCGGCGAGGTGAGCGCGGCCTTCACCGAGGCGCAGGCCGCCGTCGCCCCGATCTACGACGTCACCGACGTGCTCGGGGACCCGCAGTACCAGGCGCTCGACACCATCACGACGGTCGACGACCCGGATCTCGGTCCGCTGAAGATGCAGAACCTGTTGTTCCGGCTCTCCACCACCCCCGGCGAGATCCGCTGGACCGGCCGGGCGGTCGGAGCCGACACCGCGGACGTGCTGGCCGAACGGCTGGGCATGTCCGCCGACGAGATCGCCAAACTGCGGGAAGAAGGTGTTCTGTGA
- a CDS encoding nucleotidyltransferase family protein encodes MADHDADLPAQPRTTHLVAAVLAAGSGSRMGTPKATITVGGVRLLDRAINAAGEAGCDRIIAVVRSGTTAPNAELVVNPAPEQGLRSSLALALEQADTPGRPPADAVAVLLVDTPGIGGPAVRAALAAWKPGRVTVARYGQRRGHPIVMAPDLWRAAIALAGPDEGARRFLAAHPELLDEVPAPGDPTDLDTPDDLRRWTSS; translated from the coding sequence ATGGCTGATCATGACGCCGACCTTCCAGCTCAGCCGAGAACCACCCACCTGGTCGCGGCCGTGCTCGCGGCGGGCAGCGGCAGTCGGATGGGCACGCCGAAGGCCACAATCACGGTCGGCGGCGTTCGCCTCCTGGACCGGGCGATCAACGCCGCAGGCGAGGCGGGGTGCGACCGAATCATCGCGGTGGTCCGCTCCGGAACCACCGCGCCGAACGCCGAACTGGTCGTGAATCCCGCCCCCGAGCAGGGTCTGCGCAGCTCACTCGCGTTAGCGCTGGAGCAGGCGGACACCCCCGGCCGCCCTCCCGCGGACGCGGTCGCCGTGCTCCTCGTCGACACGCCGGGCATCGGTGGTCCCGCAGTCCGCGCGGCCCTCGCCGCCTGGAAACCCGGGCGGGTCACCGTCGCCAGGTACGGGCAGCGCCGCGGCCACCCGATCGTCATGGCACCCGACCTGTGGCGCGCCGCCATCGCCCTCGCCGGCCCGGACGAGGGCGCCCGCCGCTTCCTCGCGGCCCACCCCGAACTCCTCGACGAGGTGCCGGCCCCAGGCGATCCAACCGACCTCGACACCCCCGACGACCTACGACGCTGGACGTCATCCTGA
- a CDS encoding HpcH/HpaI aldolase/citrate lyase family protein: MSIRSWLYVPGSDATKLAKALDRGADALIVDLEDAVPPSGKDAARALVRDWLHTLPDLPAGGPTAGGTAARGTARSGTAAGGTAPGGTAPGGTAPGGTAAARRPDRPRIWVRVNPGSLRARDVAALADAPNLDGLCLAKTDHAEEVAAVDAELTRAGSTAAVAPLLETPAAITRAAQIAAAPRVRHLQIGEADLRACLGVELGPDESELLGVRSQIVLASAVAGIMPPVAPVSVVYNDPDGLRTSTDRLRRLGFLGRACIHPAQIPVVNEVFTPGAEQVRRARVLIERFEAAGGAAAASDGSMVDEAVIRGARRVLATHLALSDPSRSPGSGHGTGQP, translated from the coding sequence ATGTCGATCAGAAGCTGGCTCTACGTACCGGGCAGCGATGCCACGAAGCTGGCGAAGGCGCTCGACCGCGGCGCCGACGCGCTCATCGTCGATCTCGAGGACGCCGTCCCGCCCAGCGGCAAGGACGCCGCCCGCGCGCTCGTCCGCGACTGGCTGCATACCCTCCCGGACCTGCCCGCCGGCGGCCCGACGGCCGGCGGCACAGCAGCCCGCGGCACGGCTCGCAGCGGCACAGCAGCCGGCGGTACAGCTCCCGGCGGCACAGCTCCCGGCGGCACAGCTCCCGGCGGCACCGCAGCAGCCCGGCGACCCGACCGCCCGCGGATCTGGGTGCGGGTGAACCCCGGCAGCCTGCGCGCCCGCGATGTCGCCGCGCTCGCCGACGCCCCGAACCTCGACGGCCTCTGCCTCGCCAAGACCGACCACGCCGAAGAGGTCGCGGCCGTCGACGCCGAGCTCACCCGGGCCGGTTCCACGGCGGCGGTCGCGCCGCTGCTGGAGACACCGGCCGCGATCACCCGCGCGGCGCAGATCGCTGCCGCGCCCCGGGTGCGCCATCTGCAGATCGGCGAGGCCGACCTGCGCGCCTGCCTCGGCGTCGAGCTCGGCCCGGACGAGTCGGAGCTGCTCGGGGTGCGCAGTCAGATCGTCCTCGCAAGCGCGGTGGCCGGCATCATGCCGCCCGTCGCGCCGGTCTCGGTCGTCTACAACGACCCCGACGGCCTGCGGACGTCCACCGACCGGCTGCGCCGGCTCGGATTCCTGGGGCGGGCCTGCATTCATCCGGCCCAGATCCCGGTCGTGAACGAGGTCTTCACGCCGGGCGCCGAGCAGGTGCGGCGCGCGCGTGTGCTCATCGAACGGTTCGAGGCGGCCGGCGGCGCGGCGGCGGCCAGCGACGGCAGCATGGTCGACGAGGCGGTCATCCGCGGCGCGCGCCGCGTCCTCGCCACGCACCTCGCCCTGAGCGACCCCAGCAGAAGCCCCGGCAGCGGCCACGGCACAGGGCAGCCGTGA
- a CDS encoding NAD(P)/FAD-dependent oxidoreductase: MSEYDYSVAILGSGIAGSTLANILARHGHSVVLIDSGTHPRFALGESTIGETTYLLKLLAKRFDVPELGHVSSFEGVRRHVSSACGVKRNFGFVYHREGEIQNPEEVTQCSVSEFPNGPEMHMHRQDIDSYLFYSAVRHGAHPRQRTFVDRVEITDSAAILHTRAGEQLRVRYVVDASGRNSVLANQYGLREDPCRFRSHSRTLFTHMVGVTPFDHVTRPSGQPTPWYQGTLHHLFDGGWMWVIPFDNHEGATNPLCSVGLNLDTRRFPKQPGVGATEEWQAFLDRFPSVARQFEHARPTWEWVSTGRTQYSSTRTVGDRWAMMSHAAGAIDALFSRGMANTMQVIYSFAPLLMEALADDDLSAERFASVDQLNQTILDVNDQLVAGSYTSFRDFDLWRAWSKVWFMGWNLGIARIVGTYFAYEESGDPALFDRLFDAPFPGTFCPDLPEFQDLFRRLGLVMEDVEQNRTTPGAAVEQLATLLGSADFLPSPLRLGDVLRRWHDGSFEAQRRMYEWGRTTSPEPMRRWYGYDLEALLARSGGAPAPAAL; this comes from the coding sequence ATGAGTGAGTACGACTATTCGGTCGCCATTCTCGGCAGCGGCATCGCCGGCTCAACACTGGCCAACATCCTCGCCCGCCATGGTCACAGCGTGGTACTCATCGACAGCGGCACACACCCGAGATTCGCGCTGGGGGAATCGACGATCGGAGAGACGACCTATCTGCTGAAACTCCTGGCCAAACGGTTCGACGTCCCGGAACTCGGCCACGTCAGCAGCTTCGAGGGAGTCCGTCGGCACGTCTCCTCCGCCTGCGGAGTGAAACGAAACTTCGGCTTCGTCTACCACCGGGAGGGGGAGATCCAGAACCCGGAGGAGGTGACGCAGTGTAGCGTTTCGGAGTTCCCGAACGGCCCCGAGATGCACATGCACCGCCAGGACATCGACTCCTACCTCTTCTACTCCGCGGTGCGGCACGGTGCGCATCCTCGGCAGCGGACCTTCGTCGATCGCGTGGAGATCACCGACAGCGCGGCGATCCTGCACACCAGGGCCGGAGAACAGCTGCGGGTCCGCTACGTCGTCGACGCGTCCGGGCGCAACTCCGTGCTCGCGAACCAGTACGGCCTGCGCGAGGATCCCTGCCGCTTCCGGAGCCACTCACGGACGCTGTTCACCCACATGGTCGGCGTCACCCCGTTCGATCACGTCACCCGGCCGAGCGGTCAGCCGACGCCCTGGTATCAGGGCACGCTGCACCACCTGTTCGACGGTGGCTGGATGTGGGTGATCCCGTTCGACAACCACGAAGGCGCCACCAACCCGTTGTGCAGCGTCGGGCTCAACCTCGACACACGCCGGTTCCCGAAGCAGCCCGGAGTCGGCGCGACCGAGGAGTGGCAGGCATTCCTCGACCGCTTCCCCAGCGTCGCCCGCCAGTTCGAGCACGCGCGGCCGACCTGGGAGTGGGTCTCCACCGGGCGCACCCAGTACTCCAGCACCCGCACCGTCGGCGATCGCTGGGCCATGATGAGCCACGCCGCCGGTGCCATCGACGCCCTGTTCTCCCGAGGCATGGCGAACACGATGCAGGTGATCTACTCGTTCGCGCCGCTGCTCATGGAGGCCCTCGCCGACGACGACCTCTCGGCCGAGCGCTTCGCCTCCGTCGACCAGCTCAACCAGACCATCCTCGACGTGAACGACCAGCTGGTAGCCGGCTCCTACACCTCCTTCCGCGACTTCGATCTGTGGCGGGCCTGGTCGAAGGTCTGGTTCATGGGCTGGAACCTCGGGATCGCCCGCATCGTCGGCACCTACTTCGCCTATGAGGAGAGCGGCGACCCGGCGCTGTTCGACCGGCTGTTCGACGCCCCCTTCCCCGGCACCTTCTGCCCCGACCTGCCGGAGTTCCAGGACCTGTTCCGCCGGCTCGGCCTGGTCATGGAGGACGTCGAGCAGAACCGGACGACACCGGGGGCGGCGGTGGAGCAGCTCGCCACGCTGCTCGGCTCGGCGGACTTCCTGCCGAGTCCGCTACGGCTCGGGGACGTCCTGCGCCGGTGGCATGACGGCTCGTTCGAAGCGCAGCGCCGGATGTACGAGTGGGGCCGGACGACCTCGCCGGAGCCGATGCGCCGGTGGTACGGCTACGACCTCGAGGCGTTGCTGGCCCGCAGCGGTGGCGCTCCGGCGCCGGCGGCGCTCTGA
- a CDS encoding XdhC family protein: MRDVLTDLRTWWEAGETSGLATVVGTWRSAPRQPGATMAVGPDGAAIGSVSGGCVEGAVYELAEQCRATSVPVLQRYGVSDDDAFSVGLTCGGIIDVFVEPVNRRSFPELGDVLADVRAGRPVAVATLVSGPPGAPVGAHLIVRPESVEGTLGGERFDEAVRDDARGLLDQGGTGILRYGPHGERRGDDAAVFVSSFAPKPRMIVFGAIDFAAALARVGAFLGFRVTVCDARATFATSRRFPDADEVVVDWPHRYLAATPVDARTVVCVLTHDPKFDVPLLEVALNKPLAYLGVMGSRRTHEDRVRRLREIGFSDADLRRLHAPIGLDIGGRTPEETAISIAAEIIATRQGGSGGQLRALSGPIHHEQHIRVAR; encoded by the coding sequence ATGCGCGACGTGCTCACTGATCTCCGGACCTGGTGGGAGGCTGGGGAGACGTCCGGGCTCGCGACCGTTGTCGGCACCTGGCGGTCCGCGCCTCGCCAGCCGGGCGCGACGATGGCGGTGGGCCCGGACGGTGCCGCGATCGGCAGCGTGTCCGGTGGATGTGTCGAAGGCGCCGTGTACGAGCTCGCCGAGCAGTGCCGTGCGACGTCCGTGCCCGTTCTGCAGCGCTACGGGGTCAGTGACGACGATGCCTTCTCGGTCGGCCTCACCTGCGGTGGGATCATCGACGTCTTCGTGGAGCCGGTGAACCGGCGATCGTTTCCCGAGCTGGGTGATGTGCTCGCCGACGTGCGGGCGGGTCGCCCGGTGGCGGTCGCGACGCTGGTGAGCGGGCCGCCTGGTGCTCCGGTCGGCGCGCATCTGATCGTGCGGCCGGAATCGGTCGAGGGCACGCTCGGTGGCGAGCGGTTCGACGAGGCGGTGCGGGACGACGCCCGGGGCCTGTTGGACCAGGGCGGTACGGGCATCCTGCGGTACGGCCCGCACGGGGAGCGGCGCGGCGATGACGCCGCCGTGTTCGTGTCGTCGTTCGCCCCGAAACCGCGAATGATCGTGTTCGGCGCGATCGATTTCGCCGCGGCGCTGGCCCGGGTCGGGGCCTTCCTCGGTTTCCGGGTGACCGTCTGTGACGCGCGCGCGACCTTCGCGACGAGCAGGCGTTTTCCCGATGCCGACGAGGTGGTCGTCGACTGGCCGCACCGATATCTCGCGGCGACCCCGGTGGACGCGCGCACGGTGGTGTGCGTTCTCACGCATGATCCGAAGTTCGACGTGCCGCTGCTGGAGGTGGCGCTCAACAAGCCGCTCGCCTACCTCGGGGTGATGGGATCCCGGCGGACCCACGAGGACCGGGTTCGACGACTGCGGGAGATCGGTTTCTCCGACGCGGATCTCCGCCGGCTGCACGCGCCGATCGGCCTCGATATCGGTGGCCGTACTCCGGAGGAGACCGCGATCTCCATAGCCGCGGAGATCATCGCCACCCGCCAGGGCGGATCGGGAGGCCAGCTGCGTGCGTTGAGCGGGCCGATCCACCACGAGCAGCACATTCGGGTGGCTCGCTGA
- a CDS encoding peroxiredoxin, which yields MATPAVGQPAPDFTLPGLTLNGPEALRSDFTLSQEKGHPVVLAFYPGDNTPVCTKQLCSYTAGIEVFRGLGAPVWGISPQGLDSHEEFARSHSLGFPLLADTERTVVKQYGIALPGLGLRRSVFVVDGDGVLRWKEVGLIGITYSNVDTIAAALAKL from the coding sequence ATGGCAACTCCCGCGGTCGGCCAACCGGCTCCCGACTTCACTCTTCCCGGCCTGACGCTCAACGGCCCAGAGGCGCTCCGGTCGGACTTCACCCTCTCCCAGGAGAAGGGCCATCCGGTCGTCCTCGCGTTCTACCCCGGCGACAACACCCCGGTCTGCACGAAGCAGCTGTGCTCCTACACTGCGGGTATCGAGGTGTTCCGCGGTCTCGGGGCACCGGTATGGGGAATCAGCCCGCAGGGGCTCGACAGCCACGAGGAATTCGCCCGGTCGCACTCGCTGGGGTTCCCGCTCCTGGCCGACACCGAGCGCACGGTCGTCAAACAGTACGGCATCGCCCTGCCCGGACTGGGCCTGCGGCGTTCGGTGTTCGTCGTCGACGGGGACGGCGTGCTGCGTTGGAAAGAGGTCGGATTGATCGGCATAACCTATTCAAACGTCGACACGATCGCTGCCGCGCTCGCCAAGCTCTGA
- a CDS encoding LLM class flavin-dependent oxidoreductase: MLFALRFDFRNPELAGTSMADRYAAALDMAEWADQLGCVTIAVSEHHGSSDGYLPSPIPMLAAMAARTKNVRFMIAALVAPFYDPLRLAEDMIVLDNISRGRVDLVVGAGYVREEFEMYDVPMNERGKRVTETVRTLKAAFGGEPFEYRGRTVHITPAPHRPGGPGLILGGNSEAAARRAARIADGFIPAVPEVWEFYRDEVQKLGRPDPGPCPISANKVVALAEDAEDGWRRMAPFFLHETNSYGAWQAQQGIASPYHTKSGVEQLRVEGQYRVLTPDQLVAEQKDAPFPFVQFHPMCGGMPPEVAWSSLRLFEHEVLPRFA, from the coding sequence GTGCTGTTTGCCTTACGATTCGACTTCCGTAATCCGGAGCTAGCCGGGACATCCATGGCCGATCGCTACGCGGCGGCCCTCGACATGGCCGAGTGGGCTGATCAGCTCGGTTGCGTGACGATCGCGGTCTCGGAACATCACGGCTCGTCCGATGGCTATCTGCCCAGCCCGATCCCGATGCTGGCGGCGATGGCGGCCCGGACGAAGAATGTTCGCTTCATGATCGCGGCCCTGGTGGCCCCGTTCTATGACCCGCTGCGGCTGGCCGAGGACATGATTGTTCTCGACAACATCAGCAGAGGCCGCGTGGACCTGGTGGTCGGGGCCGGGTACGTCCGCGAGGAATTCGAGATGTACGACGTCCCGATGAACGAGCGCGGAAAGCGTGTGACCGAGACGGTGCGGACGTTGAAGGCGGCTTTCGGTGGGGAGCCGTTCGAATACCGTGGCCGCACCGTTCATATCACTCCCGCGCCGCATCGGCCGGGTGGTCCGGGGCTGATACTCGGTGGGAACAGCGAGGCGGCGGCGCGGCGGGCGGCGCGCATTGCCGACGGATTCATCCCGGCGGTTCCGGAGGTCTGGGAGTTCTACCGCGACGAGGTGCAGAAGCTCGGGCGGCCGGATCCAGGACCGTGCCCGATCAGCGCGAACAAGGTGGTGGCGCTCGCCGAGGACGCCGAGGACGGCTGGCGACGGATGGCGCCGTTCTTCCTGCACGAGACGAACTCCTACGGTGCCTGGCAGGCGCAGCAGGGCATCGCGTCGCCCTATCACACGAAATCGGGTGTGGAGCAGTTGCGGGTTGAGGGGCAGTACCGGGTGCTGACCCCGGATCAACTTGTCGCCGAGCAGAAGGATGCGCCGTTCCCGTTCGTTCAGTTCCATCCGATGTGCGGTGGGATGCCACCGGAGGTCGCCTGGTCGAGCCTCCGGCTCTTCGAGCACGAAGTTCTACCCAGGTTCGCCTGA
- the hpnH gene encoding adenosyl-hopene transferase HpnH codes for MSIPRRQAIKIGAYLLKQKIARRDKFPITLELEPLFACNLSCEGCGKIQHPADVLRQRMPVDQALAAADECGAPVVCLAGGEPLMHPQIEQIVEGLVKRKKFIYLCTNALLLPRKIDKLKPSPYLSLAVHIDGLEERHDESVAKQGVFAQAVDAIKEAQRRGFRVTTNTTFFNTDTPQTVIEVLDFLNNDLNVDGMMLSPAYAYEKAPEQDKFLGIKETQELFRKAFAEGRRNRWRINHSPMFLDFLEGKVDFPCTAWGIPSYSLYGWQKPCYLMGDGYAKTYQELLDTTDWESYGRGRDPRCANCMAHCGYEPTAIAATLSSLRESIRATR; via the coding sequence ATGAGCATTCCGCGGCGTCAGGCGATCAAGATCGGTGCCTATCTGCTGAAGCAGAAGATCGCACGTCGGGACAAGTTCCCGATCACTTTGGAGCTGGAGCCTCTTTTCGCGTGCAACCTCTCCTGCGAGGGCTGCGGAAAGATCCAGCACCCGGCGGACGTCCTCCGGCAGCGGATGCCGGTGGACCAGGCGCTGGCCGCCGCCGACGAGTGCGGCGCGCCCGTCGTCTGCCTGGCGGGCGGTGAGCCACTCATGCACCCGCAGATCGAGCAGATCGTGGAAGGCCTGGTCAAGCGCAAGAAGTTCATCTACCTCTGCACGAATGCGCTGCTGCTGCCCCGCAAGATCGACAAGCTGAAGCCGTCGCCGTACCTGTCTCTTGCGGTGCACATCGACGGGCTTGAGGAGCGCCACGACGAGTCTGTCGCGAAGCAGGGCGTGTTCGCGCAGGCCGTGGACGCCATCAAGGAGGCCCAGCGCCGCGGCTTCCGGGTGACGACCAACACGACGTTCTTCAACACTGACACCCCGCAGACCGTTATCGAGGTCCTGGACTTCCTGAACAACGACCTCAATGTCGACGGGATGATGCTCTCGCCCGCGTACGCGTATGAGAAGGCCCCCGAGCAGGACAAGTTCCTCGGAATCAAGGAGACCCAGGAGCTCTTCCGCAAGGCCTTCGCCGAGGGCCGGCGCAACCGCTGGCGGATCAACCACTCGCCGATGTTCCTGGACTTCCTCGAAGGCAAGGTGGACTTCCCCTGCACCGCCTGGGGGATTCCGTCCTACTCGCTGTATGGCTGGCAGAAGCCCTGTTATCTGATGGGCGACGGCTACGCCAAGACCTACCAGGAACTGCTGGACACCACCGACTGGGAGTCGTATGGCCGCGGCCGCGACCCGCGTTGCGCGAACTGCATGGCGCACTGCGGTTACGAGCCGACGGCGATCGCGGCGACGCTGAGCTCGTTGCGAGAGTCGATTCGCGCGACCCGCTGA
- a CDS encoding helix-turn-helix domain-containing protein, which yields MQPCLASLLGAIVQYRKAAGLSQAQLANRVRYQPSYLSKAERGLLGVPSQSLITAIDAELNAGGTLVELRRHAWLEDKGGQAGVTWREVPQEVDITNRRQLIVGGGAAAVAPAMVAPVAVGSAAVASATMENAPVPAASRAALAGIPGQVRGDLAGRWWTSWQTFRDGEEIHSSQEVNVDQAGDHLTIAAISRGLALEEGGYLWSGELRVFDNEIVMGWYMAIDGPVRSKGTLFMSLHPHGDRLTGRWVGLSYDGLFIEGWGAMARSEQVTIALIERLKKQHPRGV from the coding sequence ATGCAACCCTGTCTCGCCAGTCTGCTGGGCGCCATCGTCCAGTACAGGAAGGCCGCCGGGCTCAGTCAGGCCCAGCTCGCCAACCGGGTGCGGTACCAACCGAGCTATCTCTCGAAGGCCGAACGTGGCCTGTTGGGCGTTCCGTCGCAGTCGCTCATCACCGCTATCGACGCGGAGCTGAACGCCGGCGGCACGCTCGTCGAGCTACGGCGCCACGCGTGGCTCGAGGACAAGGGAGGCCAGGCTGGCGTCACGTGGAGGGAGGTTCCGCAGGAGGTGGACATCACGAATCGTCGACAGCTCATCGTCGGAGGCGGCGCGGCGGCGGTCGCGCCCGCGATGGTCGCGCCCGTAGCCGTCGGGTCGGCGGCCGTCGCGTCGGCGACGATGGAGAACGCACCGGTGCCCGCCGCGTCGCGGGCCGCGCTGGCCGGCATACCGGGCCAGGTCCGCGGTGACCTCGCCGGCCGTTGGTGGACGTCCTGGCAGACCTTCCGGGACGGTGAGGAGATCCACTCCTCGCAGGAGGTCAACGTCGACCAGGCCGGCGACCACCTCACCATCGCGGCGATCTCGCGCGGCCTGGCGCTGGAGGAGGGCGGCTACCTGTGGTCGGGGGAGCTCCGCGTCTTCGACAACGAGATCGTCATGGGCTGGTACATGGCGATCGACGGTCCGGTGCGGTCGAAGGGAACGCTGTTCATGTCGCTGCATCCGCACGGAGACCGACTGACGGGCCGCTGGGTGGGGCTCAGCTACGACGGCCTCTTCATCGAGGGTTGGGGAGCGATGGCGCGGTCAGAACAGGTCACGATCGCGCTGATCGAGCGGCTGAAGAAGCAGCACCCGCGCGGGGTCTGA